The genomic interval CGGCTTCATTTTGCGATTGCGTGCCAGAGCCTTGCAATACATCCATAAATATTTTTCCGGCTTCGGCTACGGTGCTGCCTCCGGATAAGTCAGAAGGAAGAAGTTTGTGTAAGCCCAAATGTTCTGGTTGTAATACTTGCTCTTTTAGATTGGAGATCATCTTAAAGTTGCCAGTTAAAGAAACCTCATCATAGCCATCCAGCCCATGTATGATGATGAAATTTTTGTTCGTTTGCTGATACAGATAGGCATATAAACGGGCCAGTTCCAGGCTGAAAACTCCAACCATTTGCTTGTTGGGAAAGGCCGGATTTACCATCGGTCCCAGCATATTAAAGAACGTTTTTACGCCCAGTTCCTTCCGCACTGGTGCTACAAATTTCATAGCCGGATGGAATAAGGGGGCATGTAAAAAACATATGCCGGCTTCTTCAATTTTCTTCCGGATATGGTCTTTATCGTTGGTAAATGTATAACCTAAATATTCCATTACTGTAGAAGAACCACAAGCCGAGGAAACACCATAATTCCCATGTTTCACTACCCGTTGCCCAGCACCAGCTACTACAAAAGAAGCCAGCGTAGAGATATTGAAAGTATCTTTGCCATCGCCACCGGTACCACATACATCCATAGGATCATATTCGGCTAAATCAAGCGCCAGACAAAGTTCCAGCATGGCATCCCGGAAACCTTCCAGTTCGGCTACCGTGATGCTGCGCATCATATACACGGTGAGAAAGGATGCAATTTGTACATGGGTGTATTTTCCCTGGGCAATATCGGTCAAAATGGCTTTTGCCTGGTCTTTGGTGAGCGTTTTATATTCAAACAGATGATTGAGTATTTCTTTCATGGCAGGAATTATAAATTATTAGAAGATTGAAAGATTAGAAGGTTGTTAGTATTCAAGAATGACAGATTTAATCTCCTTCCAGCCAGTTTTGAATCATCTGTTTGCCATGCTCAGTTAAAATAGATTCGGGGTGAAATTGCAGACCACGAACGTCGTATTGCTTGTGACGAATAGCCATTACTTTTCCGTTTTCATCTATGGCAGTAATCTCCAGTTCATTGGCTGGAACCGATTCGGGAACTACTGTCCAGGAGTGGTAGCGGCAGGTTTTGAGTTCTTTGGGAATATTATTAAAAATACGTTCCTCATTACTAGTCACAATGGCTTTAGTTGCTACGCCATGCAATACTTCTGTCATATTCTCCAGCTTGGCTCCAAAAATTTCTGAAATGCCCTGGTGCCCCAGACAAATGCCCAGAATGCTCTTTGATGGTGCGTATTTCCTGATCAACTCAGGCATAATACCTGCTTCCGAAGGCAAACCCGGACCGGGAGAAAGTAAAATCTTGTCGAATTTTTCTACTTCTTCCAGAGATATTTTGTCGTTGCGGTGTACTTCAATACTGTTTTCGAGTCCTAATTCTTTCAGCAGGTGCACCAGATTGTAAGTGAAGGAATCGTAATTGTCTAAAACTAAAATTTTCATGGGATTTATTATAAGATTATAATATTGGAAGATTAGAAGATTGGTTGTGAAATGTTTATACCAGCAATCGGTTAATCCCTGCTTTAAATTTTCTAATCTTTTAATCTTCCAATCTCTAATTGTACTTACACTTGTAAATTATCAATTTCGGCCAGAGAACGTTCGATTTCGGCAGTAGTTACTTCTTCATCTACCAGTTTTCCGGATAAATACGCTTCATAGGCAGCCATATCAAAATTCCCATGTCCGCACAGGTTGAACAGAATTGTTTTTGATTTTCCTTCTTTCTGGGCTTGTTTCGCTTCATGAATAACCGTGGCAATGCCATGATTTGCCTCCGGAGCCGGAACTATTCCTTCTGTACGGGCAAACAACAATCCGGCCTCAAAACATTCCTTCTGGTAATGTGAACGGGCCTCGATCAGATTATCTTTCAGTAACTGGCTCACAATCGCACCAGCGCCATGGTAGCGCAATCCGCCGGCGTGAATCGGAGAGGGCACAAAATTATGTCCGAGTGTGTACATGGGAATCAAAGGGGTCATGCCGATGGTATCGCCGAAATCATAACGGAATACCCCACGGGTTAACTTAGGGCAAGAGGCTGGTTCACTGGCAATACAGCGGATGGATTTTCCCTGTTCAAAATTCAAGCGTAGGAATGGGAAGGAGATACCTGCAAAATTAGAACCGCCACCAAAAGGAGCGACTACAATATCCGGCATATCTCCGGCTTTTTCGAGTTGCTTGATACACTCCAATCCGATAATGGTTTGATGCATCAATACATGGTTCAATACACTGCCCAGGGCATATTTGGTTTGCGGATCACCAGCGGCTCTTTCAACCGCTTCAGAAATGGCAATTCCCAAACTGCCTGGCGAATCCGGTGTTTCTCCCAGAATGTGTTTACCGGCTTGTGTCAGATTGGAAGGTGAAGCATGAACGGTAGCGCCGTAGGTATTCATTACAATGCGGCGATAGGGTTTCTGGTTATAACTTACTTTCACCATAAACACTTCACATTCAATTCCAAATAGCTGGCAGGCAAAGCTTAGGGCAGTTCCCCATTGTCCGGCTCCGGTTTCGGTAGAAATCTTTTTTACTCCTTCCTGCTTATTATAGTAGGCCTGAGGAACAGCCGTATTGGGTTTATGTGAACCAGCCGGACTTACACCTTCATATTTATAATAGATCTTAGCAGGCGTATCCAGTGCCTTTTCCAGGTTATACGCCCGGTATAAAGGCGTAGGCCGCCACAGGGTATAAATGTCCCGTACTTCTTCCGGAATCGCAATCCATTTTTCGGTGCTTACTTCCTGTTTGATGAGTTCCATCGGGAACAGCGGCGCTAAGGCTTCCGGTCCAATAGGCTGCTTGGTACCAGGATGCAAGGGCGGCAGCGGCTTATTAGGCATGTCTGCCATAATATTGTACCAGTGCTCAGGCATTTCTTTTTCGGTGAGGAGAATTTTACGTTCCATATATTTGAGAATTAGGGATTAGAAAATTGTAAGATTACATGCGTATGCTTGAAGTTATTGATAATTAAATAGTGAATAAATATCCATTTTTTATATATCTGTAGCTAAGTCCAGGGCTTTACGCAAGGCAGCCAGCTTATTATTTACTTCCTGTAATTCGCTTTCAATATTGGATTTTGCCACTACGCCGGCACCGGCCTGGTAATAGAGTGTGTTGTTTTTACTCAGAAAAGACCGAATCATAATGGCATGATTAAAATTACCATTGAAGCCCATAAATCCGATACAGCCACCATAATAACTCCGGCCGGTAGGTTCATACTGGTCAATAAGTTGCATGGCCCGGTGCTTGGGTGCGCCCGATAAAGTGCCAGCCGGAAAGGTATCAGCTACCATTTGTACCGTAGAGGTTTTCTCATCCATAATACTGCTTACTTTCGAAACCAAGTGAATTACATGCGAATAGTATTGAATCTCTTTAAAGGTATCCACTTTTACGTGCATGCCATTGCGGCTCAGGTCATTTCTAGCTAAGTCTACCAGCATTACATGTTCTGCATTTTCCTTGGGATCATCATATAATTTCCGGGCGAGTTCGGCATCGGCTTTATCATTGCCCGAGCGTCGGAAAGTGCCTGCAATAGGATAAATACAGGCTTTTCTATCCTGAATGGTGATCTGTGCTTCCGGAGAAGAGCCAAAAATCTTAAAGCTGCCAAAATCAAAGTAAAACAGATAAGGCGAGGGATTTACGGAGCGTAGGGCACGGTATACATTAAATTCATCGCCGCTGAATTTGCGTGAAAAACGCCTGGATAACACAATTTGAAATACATCTCCGATCTGGCAATGATGTTGTCCGGCAGCGAGTATTTTTAAAAATTCGGGATTGCTGAGATTAGAGATTTCTTCGGCTTGCAGACTGAAGGTATAGGAGGGATAATTTTTGTTCTGAATGAGGGAAGCAATATAATCCAGGCCACTTTCGCTTTCCTTATTGCTTTCTAACTGCGGTGTATGTTCAAAAATATACAATTCTTCTTTGAAGTGGTTGATCACAATTACATAGCGGAACACCTGATAGATCATATCAGGAATTTTGTTTTCTTCCCCTTCCCGTTCAGCTAAACTAATGTCCTCAAAATACCTGACTGTGTTATAAGCAATGTATCCGAAAACCCCATTATTAATAAAAGGAAACTCATGTGCTTCTGCAGAAAACTTACTGCAAAAGCTGTGCAGGGCTTCTACCACCTGATGCCGATCTGTGATACTGGTTTTCTGTTCGGTAGCATCGGGAAACTGCTGGTATAATATAGTATCGTTTAGTTCAAAACGGGCCATTGGCTGACAGCAA from Rhodocytophaga rosea carries:
- the trpD gene encoding anthranilate phosphoribosyltransferase, with amino-acid sequence MKEILNHLFEYKTLTKDQAKAILTDIAQGKYTHVQIASFLTVYMMRSITVAELEGFRDAMLELCLALDLAEYDPMDVCGTGGDGKDTFNISTLASFVVAGAGQRVVKHGNYGVSSACGSSTVMEYLGYTFTNDKDHIRKKIEEAGICFLHAPLFHPAMKFVAPVRKELGVKTFFNMLGPMVNPAFPNKQMVGVFSLELARLYAYLYQQTNKNFIIIHGLDGYDEVSLTGNFKMISNLKEQVLQPEHLGLHKLLPSDLSGGSTVAEAGKIFMDVLQGSGTQSQNEAVIANTAMALYGANPSLSLEDAVATAKESLESKKALKSFQKLMN
- a CDS encoding anthranilate synthase component II, whose product is MKILVLDNYDSFTYNLVHLLKELGLENSIEVHRNDKISLEEVEKFDKILLSPGPGLPSEAGIMPELIRKYAPSKSILGICLGHQGISEIFGAKLENMTEVLHGVATKAIVTSNEERIFNNIPKELKTCRYHSWTVVPESVPANELEITAIDENGKVMAIRHKQYDVRGLQFHPESILTEHGKQMIQNWLEGD
- a CDS encoding TrpB-like pyridoxal phosphate-dependent enzyme, whose translation is MERKILLTEKEMPEHWYNIMADMPNKPLPPLHPGTKQPIGPEALAPLFPMELIKQEVSTEKWIAIPEEVRDIYTLWRPTPLYRAYNLEKALDTPAKIYYKYEGVSPAGSHKPNTAVPQAYYNKQEGVKKISTETGAGQWGTALSFACQLFGIECEVFMVKVSYNQKPYRRIVMNTYGATVHASPSNLTQAGKHILGETPDSPGSLGIAISEAVERAAGDPQTKYALGSVLNHVLMHQTIIGLECIKQLEKAGDMPDIVVAPFGGGSNFAGISFPFLRLNFEQGKSIRCIASEPASCPKLTRGVFRYDFGDTIGMTPLIPMYTLGHNFVPSPIHAGGLRYHGAGAIVSQLLKDNLIEARSHYQKECFEAGLLFARTEGIVPAPEANHGIATVIHEAKQAQKEGKSKTILFNLCGHGNFDMAAYEAYLSGKLVDEEVTTAEIERSLAEIDNLQV
- a CDS encoding anthranilate synthase component I family protein, yielding MTYSLVTTYKKLLADTVTPVSIYLKLRDKFVNSILLESSDYHGNENSYSYICCQPMARFELNDTILYQQFPDATEQKTSITDRHQVVEALHSFCSKFSAEAHEFPFINNGVFGYIAYNTVRYFEDISLAEREGEENKIPDMIYQVFRYVIVINHFKEELYIFEHTPQLESNKESESGLDYIASLIQNKNYPSYTFSLQAEEISNLSNPEFLKILAAGQHHCQIGDVFQIVLSRRFSRKFSGDEFNVYRALRSVNPSPYLFYFDFGSFKIFGSSPEAQITIQDRKACIYPIAGTFRRSGNDKADAELARKLYDDPKENAEHVMLVDLARNDLSRNGMHVKVDTFKEIQYYSHVIHLVSKVSSIMDEKTSTVQMVADTFPAGTLSGAPKHRAMQLIDQYEPTGRSYYGGCIGFMGFNGNFNHAIMIRSFLSKNNTLYYQAGAGVVAKSNIESELQEVNNKLAALRKALDLATDI